A region of the Amycolatopsis sp. cg13 genome:
TCGGCAGCGGGCTCGCCGGCGCGGACGTGGCAGTGAGCGCGACCGACGGCGGGGACGAGACTTCACCCGCCGTGTCGTTGCTCCCGCCGCAAGCCGAGGCCAGCGCGCCGAACGCGAGAATCGACGCTGCGACAACGGCTTTGGACAGCTTCGAGCGCATGAAGAATCCCTCCCCGGGCTTCGGCCGCCGATCGGCCGAAATCACCCTAAGGGGCCCGCGCCGGGTCGGCAGCGCGGCAGCGAAACGGCCCGGCGGGAAGCCGGGCCGCCCGCGAGAAATCCGTCAGTGGATCCAGACCTGCCGCACGTGCACGAAGTTCAGGTCGGCGCCCTGCCAGTGGCCGAGGCTGGCCTGGCCGCCGTCCCAGTACAGGGTGACCGAGTTGTTGCCGGAGTCGACCCGGGTGACGCCGCCCAGGTCCACATACGTCGCGCCGCCGTTGGCGAAGCAGGCGACATCGCTGCCGTCCCAAGGGTTTCCGCCCGCGAGGCGCAGCTGGACGAAGTCGGTGCGGCCGTTGCAGGCGACCCGGTCGATGGCGAACGCCTGACCGGCCGGAACGGTGACGGCCAGCGCGAGCGCCGCGGCGCCGCCGATCGCGAGTCTCTTGACGAGTGAAGGCATGATCGCTGTGGAACCTTTCTCCCAGTGCTGCCTTGAAAGTGCGCCCGGCCCGCGGGGAAACCGC
Encoded here:
- a CDS encoding beta/gamma crystallin domain-containing protein translates to MPSLVKRLAIGGAAALALAVTVPAGQAFAIDRVACNGRTDFVQLRLAGGNPWDGSDVACFANGGATYVDLGGVTRVDSGNNSVTLYWDGGQASLGHWQGADLNFVHVRQVWIH